One stretch of Oncorhynchus tshawytscha isolate Ot180627B linkage group LG21, Otsh_v2.0, whole genome shotgun sequence DNA includes these proteins:
- the LOC121840329 gene encoding bromodomain-containing protein 8-like, whose product MKEECGEGEGPYLSEVEPAASESEDGYGPSSQRYTTADSLASSPASSQFSICGEDQEAVQAQKIWKKAIMLVWRAAANHRYASVFLQSVSDDIALVTTALYTDPWICRPSRRVSRRVRSVRQRSSSVTSC is encoded by the exons ATGaaagaggagtgtggagagggggaggggcccTACCTATCAGAAGTAGAACCGGCAGCCAGTGAGAGTGAGGATGGCTATGGCCCCTCCTCCCAACGCTACACCACAGCTGATTCGCTAGCCAGCAGCCCCGCCTCTTCTCAGTT CTCGATATGTGGGGAGGATCAGGAGGCCGTTCAGGCTCAGAAGATCTGGAAGAAAGCCATCATGCTGGTGTGGAGAGCGGCAGCCAATCACAG GTATGCCAGTGTGTTCCTCCAGTCTGTGTCTGATGACATCGCCCTGGTTACCACAGCATTGTACACAG acccATGGATCTGTCGGCCATCAAGAAGAGTATCGAGGCGGGTCAGATCCGTACGACAGCGGAGTTCCAGCGTGACATCATGCTGA